One window of Aricia agestis chromosome 20, ilAriAges1.1, whole genome shotgun sequence genomic DNA carries:
- the LOC121736942 gene encoding acetylcholinesterase-like: MKWLVLWSLWAMRLARQPSPAVRVSGGALRGEVVPDGSHVRYLNVPYATHLERFQDSGPEPKWDRVFEAFEENSRCLQRFSTTWINGREDCLTLNVYTPTHMDCKLPVMVFIHGGGFRDGSSSPFIYGPEYLVRHDVILVTINYRLEILGFLNLGIKEAPGNVGIKDQVRALRWVKRNIAAFGGDPNRVTVFGESAGAASVMYHILSPMSKGLFHQAILQSGSAVSPWSFQHEPLEVAKSFVRQLGHETDDPYEIYKALSQESPVKLLETRVPRKSGDVVLSENIFVPSIEKDLGLERFLPDSPYNLLMRGDFNKVPILMGYNNAEGFYFTGRENATTIPKITFVDSLPRDLRFPTQEEKLAVGKRLKELYLGDRNITKDTIPELAKYEGDSGIVYPVVSTIDYLKKATGYPVYAYKFCRGGWRNLMKIVVGKFTYPGAVHADELFYMFKFRLPFLSFVEVDVTDKVSTLWTNFAKYGNPTPETTKLLPVKWEPLDKRDEVLHIDKELKMAPLWDDEAILYWHKVYYKYRRKT, translated from the exons GCGGGGGGAGGTGGTGCCCGACGGCTCGCATGTGCGGTACCTCAACGTGCCCTATGCGACGCATTTGGAAAGGTTTCAG GATTCCGGTCCGGAGCCGAAATGGGACAGAGTGTTTGAAGCGTTCGAGGAGAACTCCCGATGCCTTCAGCGATTCAGCACAACTTGGATCAACGGCAGAGAAGACTGCCTCACCCTGAACGTCTACACTCCAACGCATATGGACTGCAAACTGCCGGTTATGGTCTTCATTCACGGCGGAGGCTTCCGAGACGGGTCCAGTTCCCCTTTTATCTACGGCCCGGAATACCTCGTCAGACATGACGTCATTCTAGTGACAATCAACTACAGGCTAGAGATACTCGGCTTTCTCAACCTGGGTATTAAGGAGGCTCCAGGTAATGTTGGGATAAAAGACCAAGTCCGAGCGTTGAGATGGGTGAAGAGAAACATAGCGGCTTTCGGTGGTGATCCAAACAGAGTGACCGTTTTTGGCGAGAGCGCTGGAGCCGCgtctgtcatgtatcacatacTGTCTCCGATGTCCAAAGGATTGTTCCACCAGGCGATCCTACAGAGTGGTTCCGCAGTTTCGCCCTGGAGTTTCCAGCATGAGCCTCTGGAAGTCGCAAAGTCTTTTGTGCGCCAACTGGGGCACGAGACGGATGATCCATACGAGATATACAAGGCCCTCAGTCAGGAATCCCCTGTAAAGCTTCTGGAAACGCGCGTACCTCGGAAAAGTGGGGATGTTGTGTTATCTGAAAATATCTTCGTTCCCTCAATCGAGAAGGATTTAGGCTTAGAACGGTTCCTACCGGATAGTCCATACAATTTACTGATGAGAGGCGATTTCAATAAAGTGCCAATTCTCATGGGTTACAATAACGCTGAGGGATTCTACTTCACAGGACGAGAAAACGCTACGACCATACCGAAAATCACTTTCGTAGATTCTCTGCCGAGAGACTTACGCTTTCCAACCCAAGAAGAAAAGTTGGCTGTAGGTAAAAGACTGAAGGAGTTGTATTTAGGTGATAGGAACATAACCAAAGATACCATACCAGAGCTAGCCAAGTACGAGGGAGATTCGGGTATAGTGTACCCTGTTGTATCAACCATAGACTATTTAAAGAAGGCTACTGGCTACCCGGTATACGCGTACAAGTTCTGCCGCGGCGGTTGGAGGAATCTGATGAAGATAGTGGTGGGGAAGTTCACCTACCCGGGCGCTGTGCACGCTGATGAGCTGTTCTACATGTTCAAGTTCAGGCTGCCCTTTCTGTCATTTGTGGAAGTGGATGTGACGGACAAAGTCAGTACCTTGTGGACAAACTTCGCTAAATATGg GAATCCCACTCCAGAAACTACAAAACTACTACCAGTGAAATGGGAACCCCTAGACAAGAGAGACGAGGTGCTACACATAGACAAGGAACTAAAGATGGCGCCGCTATGGGACGACGAAGCTATTTTATACTGGCACAAagtgtattataaatatagaaGAAAAACTTAG